A window of Haliscomenobacter hydrossis DSM 1100 contains these coding sequences:
- a CDS encoding phosphoadenosine phosphosulfate reductase family protein — MNTLSHGLVTQIANQLDAQGEANPLQNLRLIAEQFAGKAVFLTNFTLEDQLITHWIATHNLPIKVVVSNPNYPFKETYTTWAKTQERYQVPITVYATDGSVLENQPQHPASTTSSFEENLQPILQGEMLLITGTRAGQSWQGRQLTADFSWNKSLKIFEFHPLFHRSFHKVFMEVLREGVPFNPLHNQGYLRVGHAQDIETAHSSEFWDGRWWWEHAQRIFIHPHTPGVRKHAV, encoded by the coding sequence ATGAATACGTTATCCCATGGATTAGTCACACAAATCGCCAACCAACTGGACGCCCAAGGAGAAGCTAACCCACTGCAAAACCTCCGCCTCATCGCCGAGCAATTTGCAGGCAAGGCAGTTTTTTTGACCAATTTCACCCTCGAAGACCAACTCATTACCCATTGGATTGCTACCCACAACTTGCCCATCAAGGTCGTCGTGAGCAACCCCAACTACCCCTTCAAAGAAACTTACACGACCTGGGCAAAAACCCAGGAACGTTACCAGGTGCCAATTACCGTTTATGCGACTGATGGCAGTGTACTGGAAAACCAGCCCCAGCATCCAGCATCGACGACATCTTCATTTGAAGAAAATCTACAACCCATTCTGCAAGGTGAAATGCTGCTGATTACGGGCACTCGCGCTGGTCAAAGCTGGCAAGGCCGTCAACTCACCGCTGATTTTTCCTGGAACAAATCCCTGAAAATCTTCGAATTCCATCCGCTTTTCCACCGCTCCTTCCACAAGGTGTTTATGGAAGTATTGCGCGAAGGGGTTCCTTTCAATCCCCTGCACAACCAAGGCTACCTGCGGGTAGGCCATGCGCAAGACATCGAAACGGCGCATAGCTCCGAGTTTTGGGATGGCCGCTGGTGGTGGGAGCATGCCCAACGGATTTTTATCCATCCTCACACTCCTGGCGTGCGCAAGCATGCGGTGTAG
- a CDS encoding HypC/HybG/HupF family hydrogenase formation chaperone — protein MCLAIPGKITAITPSVLHKNVRQAKVSFGGISKDVDLSMTPDAKMGDYVLVHVGVAISVVDEEEAKRTFSYLQEIGELEDLQLE, from the coding sequence ATGTGCCTAGCAATTCCCGGAAAAATCACGGCCATTACGCCTTCAGTGTTGCATAAAAATGTCCGCCAAGCCAAGGTTTCCTTTGGAGGCATTTCCAAAGATGTAGACCTGTCCATGACACCCGACGCCAAAATGGGGGACTATGTATTGGTTCACGTCGGCGTAGCCATCAGCGTCGTGGATGAAGAAGAAGCCAAACGGACTTTTTCTTATCTGCAAGAAATTGGCGAATTGGAGGATTTACAGTTGGAATGA
- a CDS encoding arylsulfatase encodes MRPILFVFALFLAFSASAQKKGKTTPAPTPSKPNIILIMVDDLGYSDFGAYGSEIQTPNIDKLAYGGLRLKEFYNNSICAPTRASLITGQYPHKAGLGYFNTNLGLPAYQGWLNQESLTFGEVLQQGGYNTYLTGKWHVGNDSLYWPNQRGFNKFYGFIGGASNYYDISPYPEKAPPVELVENNQRINLAPGKYLTDEITNHALSYINESKDKPFFLYLAFNAPHWPLQAPAEDIAKYKGKYKIGWDSLRAQRYRRQLALGIADPRQKVAERDPEVVAWESLTFDEKELWQRKMEVYAAMVDHVDQSVGRVVEELKKLKKDDNTLIVLISDNGAQGGLNQLGQRRRQRNSGPIGSAGSYDYQEQNWAYVSNTPFRNYKATSHEGGISSPFIAWFPKKIKAGTITKGTGHLIDLAPTFYDVAGVNYPTNYRGVQTNTLPGVSLKNLLFEGNDLVRNEPIFWERAGNRAVRKGKWKLVSLYNPPASPVPGTKSNNPWQLYDIEADRGETTDLAAVYPDVVKGLIADYEAWAKRNGVENYDKLRVVPNFPGTPNPGNNNPNNNRNNAANQGREGQGNPRAGSN; translated from the coding sequence ATGAGACCTATACTTTTTGTCTTTGCCTTATTTCTGGCATTTAGTGCCTCTGCACAAAAAAAGGGCAAGACAACACCAGCCCCTACCCCCAGCAAACCCAACATCATCCTCATCATGGTCGACGACTTAGGCTACTCCGATTTTGGCGCTTATGGCTCCGAAATCCAAACCCCCAACATCGACAAATTGGCTTACGGCGGGCTACGACTCAAGGAGTTTTACAACAACTCCATCTGCGCGCCTACCCGCGCTTCACTGATCACCGGGCAATACCCACACAAGGCAGGACTGGGGTATTTCAACACCAACCTGGGTTTGCCCGCCTACCAAGGCTGGTTGAACCAGGAATCCCTCACCTTTGGCGAGGTGCTGCAACAAGGTGGCTACAACACCTACCTGACCGGCAAATGGCACGTCGGCAACGACAGTCTGTACTGGCCGAACCAACGGGGATTCAACAAATTCTACGGCTTCATCGGCGGAGCCAGCAATTATTACGACATCAGTCCTTATCCCGAAAAAGCACCACCAGTAGAATTGGTCGAAAACAACCAGCGCATCAACCTCGCACCTGGCAAGTACCTGACCGACGAGATCACCAACCACGCCCTCTCGTACATCAACGAATCCAAAGACAAACCTTTTTTTCTTTACCTAGCTTTCAATGCGCCGCACTGGCCGCTGCAGGCACCCGCGGAAGACATTGCCAAGTACAAGGGCAAATATAAAATCGGCTGGGATTCCTTACGCGCCCAGCGTTACCGCCGTCAACTGGCCTTAGGCATTGCCGATCCCCGGCAAAAAGTTGCCGAGCGCGACCCGGAAGTAGTGGCTTGGGAAAGCCTCACTTTTGACGAAAAGGAGTTGTGGCAGCGCAAAATGGAGGTGTATGCAGCCATGGTCGACCACGTGGATCAAAGCGTGGGCCGGGTAGTGGAAGAGTTAAAAAAGCTCAAAAAAGACGACAATACCTTGATCGTTTTGATTTCTGATAACGGTGCACAGGGTGGATTAAATCAGCTCGGTCAGCGGCGGCGGCAGCGCAACTCTGGGCCGATCGGTTCAGCAGGATCTTATGACTACCAGGAGCAAAACTGGGCTTATGTGTCCAATACACCTTTCCGCAATTACAAGGCCACTTCGCACGAAGGGGGCATCAGTTCACCCTTCATCGCTTGGTTCCCTAAAAAGATCAAAGCGGGAACGATTACCAAAGGAACTGGCCACTTGATTGACCTCGCACCCACTTTTTACGATGTGGCAGGCGTGAACTATCCAACGAATTATCGTGGAGTTCAGACCAACACCTTACCTGGGGTGAGCCTAAAAAACCTCTTGTTTGAAGGCAATGACCTTGTGCGCAACGAACCCATCTTTTGGGAACGGGCCGGCAATCGCGCGGTGCGCAAAGGCAAGTGGAAACTGGTTTCTCTGTACAATCCTCCGGCATCTCCTGTTCCAGGCACAAAATCAAATAACCCTTGGCAGTTGTATGACATCGAAGCAGACCGAGGCGAAACGACCGATTTGGCCGCGGTTTATCCCGACGTAGTCAAAGGGCTGATTGCAGACTACGAAGCCTGGGCCAAGCGCAACGGTGTAGAAAATTATGACAAACTGCGCGTGGTTCCAAATTTTCCGGGGACACCCAATCCAGGCAACAACAATCCTAACAACAATCGGAACAATGCTGCAAATCAAGGGCGTGAAGGACAAGGTAACCCTCGCGCGGGCAGCAATTAA
- a CDS encoding RagB/SusD family nutrient uptake outer membrane protein: MNKLLRFTFASIILLGLQTCTSLEENPEAFLTSDQFYQTQSDAIAAVNAVYQPLNASGQTIYNSLFQIGMDIASDEALPGPRARNANVRAFAVLSHATTNDRVDEIWRQHYAAINRANIAIEKIPAIDFDATLRTRLVNEAKFLRALYYFNLVRLYGGVPLILQEPTNLSKDKVQVARATADEVYRQIIADLKDAEALPASYPKSDLGRATGGAAKSLLVRVYLTRKDWDNAITKAAEVIDGPYGYDLFANFADVFNKANNNGKEHIFSAQFKSNTNGRGNSLGSRGTPTGIPGIDGGDADIPTTQLYPLYSTEDKRRDVTFFTSLVGSNGKTYTFTPHFRKYYDPAVNPNTGDSGINFPIIRFADVLLEYAEALNEKSGPTAEAYTALNRVRTRAGLQPLSNLSQSEFREAVYHERRLEFVYEHQRWFDLVRTGRLVQNLKAVGKTNVQEKHYLYPIPQREIDLNPNLEQNPGW, translated from the coding sequence ATGAATAAGTTATTGCGTTTCACTTTCGCATCCATCATACTCCTGGGGCTACAAACCTGCACCAGTCTGGAAGAAAATCCCGAGGCATTTTTGACCAGTGACCAGTTTTACCAAACCCAGTCGGACGCCATTGCCGCCGTCAATGCGGTTTATCAGCCGCTCAACGCCAGCGGCCAGACAATTTACAACAGCCTTTTCCAAATTGGGATGGACATCGCTTCCGATGAAGCACTGCCCGGCCCTCGCGCCCGCAATGCCAACGTACGCGCCTTTGCGGTGCTCTCGCACGCTACGACCAACGACCGCGTTGACGAGATTTGGCGGCAGCACTACGCGGCGATCAACCGCGCCAACATTGCGATTGAAAAAATTCCTGCCATCGACTTTGATGCTACCCTCAGGACAAGATTGGTGAATGAAGCTAAGTTTTTACGTGCTCTGTATTATTTCAACTTGGTGCGCCTCTACGGGGGCGTACCCCTCATCTTGCAAGAGCCGACTAATTTGAGTAAAGACAAGGTTCAGGTTGCTCGGGCCACCGCGGATGAGGTGTACCGCCAAATCATCGCCGATTTGAAAGACGCCGAAGCCTTGCCTGCCAGCTATCCCAAAAGTGACCTTGGCCGCGCCACAGGTGGTGCAGCCAAGTCGCTACTGGTACGCGTTTACCTGACCCGTAAGGATTGGGACAACGCCATTACCAAAGCCGCCGAGGTCATCGACGGGCCTTATGGCTACGACCTTTTTGCCAATTTCGCCGACGTGTTCAACAAAGCCAACAACAATGGGAAAGAGCATATTTTTTCGGCTCAATTCAAGAGCAATACCAATGGACGGGGCAACTCCCTGGGCAGCCGGGGCACCCCCACCGGGATTCCCGGCATTGATGGTGGGGATGCGGATATTCCAACGACCCAATTGTATCCACTTTACAGCACCGAAGACAAACGCCGCGATGTGACCTTTTTCACTTCCCTGGTGGGCTCCAATGGCAAAACCTACACTTTCACGCCCCATTTCCGCAAGTATTACGATCCAGCGGTGAATCCCAATACGGGTGACTCAGGCATCAATTTCCCGATCATTCGTTTTGCGGACGTGCTGCTGGAGTATGCCGAAGCGCTCAATGAAAAATCGGGGCCTACTGCCGAGGCGTATACTGCGTTGAACCGGGTACGCACCCGTGCAGGGTTACAGCCTTTGAGCAACTTGTCACAAAGTGAATTCAGGGAAGCGGTCTATCATGAGCGTCGCCTGGAATTTGTGTACGAGCACCAACGCTGGTTTGACCTGGTGCGTACCGGGCGGCTTGTCCAGAATCTGAAAGCCGTGGGCAAAACCAATGTGCAGGAGAAGCACTACCTCTATCCAATTCCTCAAAGGGAGATTGATTTGAATCCAAATTTGGAGCAAAATCCGGGTTGGTAG
- a CDS encoding hydrogenase maturation nickel metallochaperone HypA, whose translation MSTYFCPTTLWNFFYKNQIYKAVHELSIVLSVVDAAAQVAHENQAERIDAIELEIGALSGVELDALEFAWSEGIKRSILAQAEKKFTLIPGKAECSDCGLSFPVTTLYDPCPICNSYFVQVTEGRELKIKSITLEAV comes from the coding sequence ATGAGCACTTATTTTTGCCCCACTACTTTGTGGAATTTTTTTTATAAAAACCAGATTTACAAAGCTGTGCACGAGTTATCCATCGTCTTGAGTGTAGTGGATGCGGCCGCGCAAGTTGCGCATGAAAACCAGGCCGAGCGCATCGATGCCATTGAGTTGGAAATCGGTGCCTTGTCTGGCGTGGAATTGGATGCCCTGGAGTTTGCCTGGAGTGAAGGCATCAAACGCTCGATTCTGGCGCAAGCAGAGAAAAAATTTACCCTCATCCCGGGTAAAGCGGAGTGCAGCGATTGTGGACTGAGTTTCCCCGTAACGACCTTGTATGATCCTTGCCCGATTTGCAACAGTTATTTTGTACAAGTGACGGAAGGCAGGGAGTTGAAAATAAAATCCATCACTTTAGAAGCTGTTTGA
- a CDS encoding arylsulfatase: MQHKTSFIIALLALFSSIIAPLVQAQTKKPNIILIMVDDMGYSDLGAYGSEIQTPNIDKLAYEGLRLREFYNNSICAPTRASLITGQYPHKAGVGYFDVNLGIPPYQGYLNKESLTFGEVLRQAGYSTLLSGKWHVGNDSLHWPKQRGFDRFFGVIGGGSNYFDAEPMPLGRQYPVVILEDNQRQKPKANSYYFTDEITNHAVQFLDEQNKMDKPFFLYLAYTAPHWPLQALPEDIAKYRGKYDTGWDALRKERLARQVKLGIITQAQADAAAARDVEVPDWDNLTFEEKQLWKAKMEVYAAMLDRADQGVGKVLAKLKELKKDDNTLIIFISDNGAPAEDMAHRDKNHAGRNTGPVGTAGSFESQGKPWSYVSNTPFRSFKSFAYEGGISSPFIAWFPGKIKAGSIAKGTAHLIDLAPTFYELAGLKYPSTYNGVSTNALQGKSLSNLLFKTEAWERGEPIFWERAGNRAVRQGKWKLVSIYPSYRWELYDLEKDRAEAQNVASQNLLVVDALSKLYFQWAQQNGVVDYDKIKPAQPLLPPARSTAGTN, from the coding sequence ATGCAACACAAAACATCCTTCATAATTGCCCTGCTGGCACTGTTTTCGAGCATCATTGCTCCGCTAGTCCAGGCCCAAACCAAAAAGCCCAACATCATCCTCATTATGGTGGACGACATGGGCTATTCCGATCTGGGCGCTTACGGCTCAGAGATTCAAACGCCCAATATCGACAAACTGGCCTACGAAGGGCTGCGCTTGCGGGAGTTTTACAACAACTCCATTTGTGCACCTACCCGGGCATCGCTCATCACCGGGCAATATCCACATAAGGCGGGTGTTGGTTATTTTGATGTCAATTTGGGTATTCCGCCTTATCAAGGTTACCTGAACAAAGAATCCCTGACCTTTGGTGAAGTGCTGCGCCAGGCTGGGTATAGCACCTTGCTTTCGGGCAAATGGCACGTGGGCAATGACAGTTTGCACTGGCCAAAACAGCGCGGTTTTGACCGCTTCTTTGGTGTCATCGGCGGTGGTTCCAATTATTTCGATGCCGAACCTATGCCGCTGGGTCGCCAATACCCCGTGGTGATTTTGGAGGACAATCAACGCCAAAAGCCCAAGGCCAACAGCTACTATTTCACCGATGAAATCACCAACCACGCGGTACAATTCCTCGATGAGCAAAACAAAATGGATAAACCGTTTTTCCTTTATCTGGCCTACACTGCGCCCCACTGGCCACTCCAGGCTTTGCCTGAAGACATTGCCAAATACCGCGGCAAATACGACACAGGCTGGGATGCCCTGCGCAAAGAACGCCTGGCTCGGCAGGTCAAGTTGGGCATCATCACCCAGGCACAGGCCGATGCTGCCGCTGCCCGTGATGTGGAAGTGCCCGATTGGGACAACCTGACTTTTGAGGAAAAACAATTGTGGAAAGCCAAAATGGAAGTGTACGCCGCCATGTTGGATCGTGCCGATCAAGGCGTGGGAAAAGTATTGGCCAAACTGAAAGAGTTGAAAAAAGACGACAATACCCTGATCATTTTCATCTCTGACAATGGCGCACCCGCTGAGGACATGGCGCACCGCGATAAAAACCACGCCGGACGCAACACTGGCCCAGTCGGCACCGCAGGTTCTTTTGAGTCCCAAGGTAAACCCTGGTCTTACGTCTCCAATACGCCCTTCCGTTCTTTCAAGTCCTTTGCCTATGAAGGAGGCATTAGTTCACCTTTCATCGCCTGGTTTCCCGGAAAGATCAAGGCGGGTAGTATTGCCAAGGGCACGGCGCACTTGATTGATTTGGCACCTACTTTTTATGAGTTGGCGGGCCTGAAATACCCAAGTACTTACAATGGAGTAAGCACAAACGCCCTGCAAGGAAAAAGCCTGAGCAACCTGTTGTTCAAAACCGAAGCCTGGGAACGTGGCGAGCCCATTTTTTGGGAGCGAGCGGGCAACCGCGCCGTGAGGCAAGGCAAGTGGAAGCTGGTGTCCATCTACCCCAGCTACCGTTGGGAACTCTACGATCTGGAAAAAGATCGAGCTGAAGCCCAAAACGTAGCCAGTCAAAATCTGCTGGTGGTGGATGCTTTGTCGAAGCTCTACTTTCAGTGGGCCCAACAAAATGGTGTAGTGGATTACGATAAAATTAAACCTGCGCAGCCCTTGTTGCCGCCCGCCCGCAGTACGGCAGGGACCAATTAG
- a CDS encoding SusC/RagA family TonB-linked outer membrane protein codes for MKKQLLAWLSFVLFAWALNAQSNPAIINSTLHGEVLDEKTKEPVIGATVQIKGTTHGVVTDVEGKFYFQTGQVLPYTLIISNLSYKTREVIAETSNIRITIAEDAKQLNEFVVVGYGTQKKSDLTGSVASVSKQIIEQTPVSSFDRLLQGSVSGVQVVQASGQPGAAVSIRIRGGNSITGGNEPLYVIDGFPVYNDNNDVNAGVTSGPSINALASLNPSDIESIDVLKDASATAIYGSRGANGVVIITTKRGKKGQNNVSYETYYGQQELIKRIDVLTSSRDWALLKNDALIAAGKPAFYTQAQIDALQGGTDWQAAAFKKAPIQNHQLTFSGGDDKTRYAISANYFKQDGILRGSDFDRYSLRLNLDRSISEKFKVGTNLTASRTSANEANSSVVSTLLLLPPTVSIYDANGNYTLQSPFEVALGNPIATLEQEINKTTTFRLLGSFSAEYTILENLVAKVLVGGDIINNKQNRYIPSSLFEGYTTSGSASVGSKFVNTWLNENTLSYTKAIKEHSLNVLAGYTQQSYQNESVIANARGFVSDLLTYNNISSGSLNVLPASSASAWTLQSFLGRINYNFDRKYYLTLTARADGSSRFGKNNKWGYFPSAALAWNLSNESFLEKWEVVNNLKLRLSAGITGNQEIGQFQSLATLSNNAYIFGDQLAVGFAPSRIANPNLSWEKTTQIDFGFDLGLFNDRISLTFDAYRKETSALLLTVPVPYTTGYTTSLQNYGTVENKGFELALNTQNTRGKFQWTSNILFSINRNKILSLGDGVSYLISDPNIAQVGQPLGAFFGFQSAGLLQTGDDVDKIPVIDPASTKPGDRLYTDINGDGKITQADDRTIIGYAQPKFLAGFTNNFAYQGFDLSVFFYASYGNQIFNQNRQQLELLSGQQNAASSALDRWTPTNPANTVQRAKEDPAPVTTSRYVEDASYLRLRTLTFGYTFPKGKLKAIKNLRLYVLANNPLTITKYTGYDPDVSRNEQSTLQQGIDYGSYPIAKSYQFGLNIGF; via the coding sequence ATGAAAAAACAATTACTTGCATGGCTGAGCTTTGTGCTTTTCGCCTGGGCACTCAACGCCCAAAGCAACCCGGCCATCATCAATTCGACCCTCCACGGAGAGGTCCTGGATGAAAAGACCAAAGAACCCGTGATTGGTGCCACGGTGCAAATCAAAGGGACGACCCACGGGGTAGTGACCGACGTAGAGGGAAAATTTTACTTCCAAACTGGCCAGGTCCTACCTTACACCTTGATCATTAGCAACCTGAGCTACAAAACCAGGGAGGTCATTGCTGAAACCAGCAACATTCGCATCACCATTGCTGAAGACGCCAAACAACTGAACGAGTTTGTAGTGGTGGGTTATGGCACCCAGAAGAAGTCCGACCTGACTGGTTCGGTAGCTTCGGTGTCCAAACAAATCATTGAACAAACGCCAGTCAGTTCTTTTGACCGCTTGTTGCAAGGTTCCGTGTCCGGGGTACAAGTCGTACAAGCCTCGGGCCAGCCTGGCGCGGCGGTGAGTATCCGCATCCGTGGTGGTAACTCCATCACCGGGGGTAACGAGCCCTTGTACGTCATCGACGGTTTCCCGGTGTACAACGACAACAACGATGTCAACGCGGGCGTAACCAGTGGCCCCAGCATCAATGCCCTGGCCAGCCTCAACCCCTCCGATATTGAATCCATCGACGTGTTGAAAGACGCTTCGGCCACCGCCATTTATGGCTCGCGTGGAGCCAACGGTGTGGTGATCATTACGACCAAACGGGGCAAAAAAGGGCAAAACAACGTATCGTATGAAACTTACTACGGCCAACAGGAACTCATCAAACGGATCGATGTGTTGACCAGTTCCCGCGATTGGGCACTACTCAAAAACGATGCCTTGATTGCTGCGGGCAAACCGGCCTTTTACACCCAGGCCCAAATTGATGCCCTGCAAGGTGGCACCGACTGGCAAGCCGCAGCCTTCAAAAAAGCCCCCATTCAAAACCACCAGTTGACTTTTTCGGGTGGTGACGACAAAACGCGCTACGCCATTTCCGCCAATTATTTCAAGCAGGATGGCATCTTGCGGGGTTCGGATTTTGACCGCTATTCCTTGCGTTTGAATTTGGATCGCAGCATTTCCGAAAAGTTCAAAGTGGGTACCAATTTGACGGCAAGCCGTACTTCGGCCAACGAGGCCAATTCCTCGGTGGTCAGTACGCTGTTGTTATTGCCTCCCACTGTGTCCATTTATGACGCCAACGGGAATTACACCCTACAAAGTCCATTTGAAGTGGCCTTGGGTAATCCGATTGCGACCCTGGAACAGGAAATCAACAAAACTACGACCTTCCGCCTCTTAGGGAGTTTTTCAGCAGAATACACCATTTTGGAAAACCTGGTAGCCAAGGTTCTGGTGGGCGGCGACATCATCAACAACAAACAAAATCGCTACATTCCTTCCAGTTTATTTGAAGGGTATACGACCAGTGGTTCCGCTTCGGTAGGGTCAAAATTCGTCAACACCTGGCTGAATGAGAATACCTTGTCGTACACCAAAGCTATAAAAGAGCATAGCCTCAATGTGTTGGCGGGGTACACTCAACAAAGCTATCAAAACGAAAGTGTGATCGCCAACGCCCGCGGCTTTGTGTCCGACCTGTTGACCTACAACAACATTTCCAGTGGTTCGCTCAATGTCTTGCCTGCTTCTTCGGCTTCGGCCTGGACCTTGCAGTCCTTCCTGGGGCGCATCAATTACAATTTTGACCGCAAATACTACCTGACCCTCACTGCTCGCGCAGATGGCTCTTCTCGTTTTGGCAAAAACAACAAGTGGGGTTATTTCCCCTCGGCGGCTTTGGCCTGGAACCTGAGCAATGAGTCGTTTTTGGAAAAATGGGAGGTTGTCAACAACCTCAAATTGCGCCTCTCCGCAGGCATCACGGGCAATCAGGAAATTGGGCAATTCCAATCCCTGGCTACCCTGTCCAACAATGCCTATATTTTTGGCGACCAATTGGCGGTAGGTTTTGCCCCAAGCCGCATTGCCAATCCCAATTTGAGTTGGGAAAAAACCACCCAAATCGATTTTGGTTTTGACCTGGGTTTGTTCAACGACCGCATCAGCCTCACTTTTGATGCTTACCGCAAGGAGACGAGTGCACTTTTGTTGACCGTGCCAGTGCCTTATACGACGGGTTACACGACCTCCCTGCAAAATTATGGCACGGTAGAAAACAAAGGATTTGAACTGGCCCTGAATACCCAGAACACCCGGGGCAAATTCCAGTGGACCAGCAACATCTTATTTTCCATCAACCGCAACAAAATTCTGAGCTTGGGCGATGGGGTCAGCTACCTGATTTCCGATCCCAATATTGCGCAGGTTGGACAGCCTCTGGGCGCGTTTTTTGGCTTCCAATCCGCAGGCTTGTTGCAAACAGGCGACGATGTGGACAAAATTCCGGTGATTGATCCAGCGTCGACCAAACCCGGCGACCGCCTTTATACCGACATTAACGGCGACGGCAAAATCACCCAAGCCGACGACCGCACCATCATCGGGTACGCCCAACCCAAGTTTTTGGCGGGCTTCACCAACAACTTCGCGTACCAGGGTTTTGACCTTTCGGTTTTCTTCTACGCCTCGTATGGCAACCAAATTTTCAACCAAAACCGCCAACAGCTGGAATTGCTTTCCGGGCAACAAAACGCAGCTTCCTCAGCCCTGGATCGTTGGACGCCAACGAATCCTGCCAATACCGTACAAAGAGCCAAAGAAGACCCCGCGCCCGTGACCACCAGCCGTTACGTGGAAGATGCTTCTTACCTGCGCTTGCGAACGCTCACTTTTGGCTACACTTTCCCCAAAGGTAAGTTGAAGGCAATCAAAAATCTGCGTCTCTACGTACTGGCCAACAACCCATTGACCATCACCAAGTACACGGGTTACGATCCCGATGTGAGCCGCAACGAACAATCTACCCTCCAGCAGGGGATTGATTATGGTTCGTATCCGATTGCCAAGTCGTACCAGTTTGGTTTGAACATTGGTTTTTAA
- the hypB gene encoding hydrogenase nickel incorporation protein HypB yields the protein MCTTCGCSSHEDGVSITRVGDDAQHQHLSGWGRFWHFLWYGPHQHSAPAAVPTTSSGEKKTIHLEQDILAKNNQSAQRNRGYFEAKNILALNLVSSPGSGKTALLERTLHDLREKMNFAVIEGDQQTTQDADRIAATGAPVVQINTGQGCHLDAEMVYRALHELRPAEDAVVMIENVGNLVCPAMFDLGETARVVIISVTEGDDKPIKYPDMFHSAQLCLINKIDLLPYVKFDLERAKDFARRVNPNLEFIEVSATTGAGMEAWYQWLLARPRVKLNSVSDGQEEITYAVIH from the coding sequence ATGTGCACCACCTGTGGTTGTAGTTCACACGAAGATGGGGTCAGCATCACCCGGGTAGGGGATGACGCCCAACACCAACACTTGAGTGGCTGGGGACGTTTTTGGCACTTTTTATGGTATGGTCCGCATCAACACAGTGCTCCAGCTGCCGTACCCACAACAAGTTCGGGAGAAAAAAAAACCATCCATTTGGAACAAGATATTTTGGCCAAAAACAACCAGTCTGCTCAACGCAATCGAGGTTACTTTGAAGCCAAAAATATTCTGGCGCTCAATCTGGTCAGTTCGCCAGGTTCAGGTAAAACAGCTTTGTTGGAGCGCACCCTGCACGACCTGCGCGAAAAAATGAATTTTGCGGTCATTGAAGGCGACCAACAAACCACCCAGGATGCTGATCGTATCGCAGCCACGGGTGCACCCGTAGTGCAAATCAACACCGGCCAAGGCTGCCACCTGGATGCCGAGATGGTGTATCGCGCTTTGCACGAGTTGCGCCCCGCTGAAGATGCAGTGGTGATGATTGAAAACGTAGGCAATCTGGTTTGCCCGGCGATGTTTGATTTGGGCGAAACCGCTCGGGTTGTCATCATCAGCGTTACCGAGGGCGACGACAAACCAATCAAGTACCCGGATATGTTCCATTCCGCCCAACTCTGTCTCATCAACAAAATTGATTTATTGCCCTATGTAAAGTTTGACCTGGAACGCGCCAAAGATTTTGCTCGGCGCGTCAATCCCAATTTGGAATTTATCGAGGTTTCGGCAACGACAGGTGCAGGGATGGAAGCCTGGTACCAATGGTTATTGGCTCGCCCTAGGGTGAAGTTAAATTCTGTCTCTGACGGGCAAGAAGAAATTACTTATGCAGTCATTCATTAA